The sequence TCGCCTGCCCGAGCTTCATGAACGTCGATGCGCGCGTCTCGAAGATCTTCACCTTCGGGAAGACCTCTCGAATCGAGCTGATCGCCCAGCTGTTCAACGTGTTCAACCGCGCGAACTTCGCGACACCCGCGTCCAACCCGGGCGCCGCCGATGTTCCGGGGAAGCCGCCCACGTTCGGTTCGGTGAACGCCATCCTCGCGAACATCAACGCCCCGTCGCGCCAGGCGGAGTTTGCGATCCGGTTCCAGTTCTGAGGGCGAGGGTCGGGGCCGGCTCATCGCCGGTTCGACACTCCAGGCAGGAGGTTTGTCATGACGCTGATCGACGTTCTGAGGCAGGAAGCTGAGGTCATGTACGGCACCACCGAGGCGCTGTTTCGGCGGGTTGAGCCGGGCATGCTCGCGTGGAAACCGGCCACCGGGCAGAATTGGATGACCGTCGGCCAGGTGCTGATGCACTGCACGAGTTCGTGTGGCATGTCCATGAAGGGCTTCATCACCGGAGACTGGGGATTGCCGGACGGCGTACGCTTCGAGGACATGAAGCCCGAGGACATGTTGCCTCCCGCCTCGCAATTGCCCACGGTCGAGAGCGTGAAGCAGGCGCTGCAGCTCCTCGCGCAGGATCGAGCGCTGGCCATGAAGCAGCTCGGTGCGCTCGACGAATCGAAGCTGCTCGCGGACCGTTTCCCTGCGCCCTGGGGTGGCCCGAAGGTCACGCTCTTCCAGCACCTCTACAACATGATCGGGCACCTGGGCCAGCACAAGGGGCAGTTGTTCTACTACCTGAAGCTGTCGGGCCAGAACGTGAACACGGGCGATCTATACGGAATGTGAAGCGCGGGAAGGAGAGCCGCACCGGACGGAGCGGCGGCGGGCCTGGCCGCACGTGACGGCCTCGCGGACGACTGGGCCCGTATTGCCAGGAGGTTCCTCGATGACTGCCGTGGAACGACTCCTGGAGCGTCGAGCCCGATGGGGCAGCACTCGCGCCGTGCGCTCTCCTGGCCCGAGATGATCCACCGCGTCTGCTCGTTCACGACCCACGCGCCGGTCTCC comes from Vicinamibacterales bacterium and encodes:
- a CDS encoding DinB family protein, yielding MTLIDVLRQEAEVMYGTTEALFRRVEPGMLAWKPATGQNWMTVGQVLMHCTSSCGMSMKGFITGDWGLPDGVRFEDMKPEDMLPPASQLPTVESVKQALQLLAQDRALAMKQLGALDESKLLADRFPAPWGGPKVTLFQHLYNMIGHLGQHKGQLFYYLKLSGQNVNTGDLYGM